A stretch of Rhodothermales bacterium DNA encodes these proteins:
- a CDS encoding DUF420 domain-containing protein, which produces MSTSSAIRGILAASLAASAFLIWLIYFKEPAADGGIDVSFLPALNALLNSMSAVCLALGYRAIRKREIPTHRRYMLGAFLFSGLFLVSYLIYHYYHGDTPFLGTGLVRPVYFTILISHIVLSVVVLPLALITLYFALSGRFDRHPRIARITLPLWFYVSVTGVLVFLMLRFLG; this is translated from the coding sequence ATGTCTACATCCAGCGCCATTCGCGGTATTCTGGCGGCGAGTCTGGCGGCGAGCGCGTTCCTGATCTGGTTGATCTATTTCAAGGAGCCGGCTGCTGACGGAGGCATCGATGTGTCCTTTTTGCCGGCGCTGAACGCCCTGTTGAACTCCATGAGCGCCGTATGCCTCGCCCTGGGGTATCGCGCCATTCGCAAGCGAGAGATCCCGACTCACCGGCGATACATGCTCGGCGCGTTCCTGTTCAGCGGGTTGTTTCTGGTCAGCTACCTGATCTACCACTACTACCACGGGGATACGCCATTCCTCGGAACGGGACTCGTGCGCCCGGTCTATTTCACGATTCTCATCAGCCACATCGTCCTGTCGGTCGTCGTCCTGCCGCTCGCCCTGATCACGCTCTATTTCGCCCTGTCGGGCCGGTTCGACAGGCATCCGCGTATCGCGCGCATCACGCTGCCTCTGTGGTTTTATGTGTCGGTAACCGGGGTGCTCGTTTTTCTGATGCTGCGCTTCCTCGGTTGA
- a CDS encoding chemotaxis protein: MSALQSNILKPGTNEFEIIEFTLGHVTEEGEEVIQSLALNVAKVREIIPMPTLTQLPQMPPGVCGITHLRDRIIPVVDMGYFLYKQPRLAKAEHLIVSEFNGIRLGLVIDTVKRIHRLSWQAFKPPESLKGVDPNCESIVGILMIDDRTIMMIDVERILAEIHPKLAFINESDLPADFGTQYRVMTVEDSAIIRKLIHKELNSVGFHIISLNDGQEGWDLLQSYAKRVGEGEHLSDLVNLIVTDIEMPRMDGYTLTKNIKSHDILKNIPVIIFSSMISDDNMHHGELVGADAQLTKPQITQLLDTTRALLSGQTAEPQLA, from the coding sequence ATGTCGGCATTACAATCCAATATCCTGAAGCCTGGAACGAACGAGTTCGAAATCATCGAATTCACGCTGGGTCACGTCACTGAAGAGGGCGAGGAAGTGATACAGTCACTCGCCCTCAATGTGGCCAAAGTGCGCGAAATCATCCCCATGCCGACGTTGACGCAGCTGCCGCAGATGCCGCCCGGCGTGTGCGGCATCACGCATCTCCGCGACCGGATCATCCCGGTGGTCGACATGGGCTACTTCCTGTACAAGCAGCCCCGGCTCGCCAAGGCGGAGCACCTGATCGTCAGCGAGTTCAACGGCATCCGGCTCGGACTGGTGATCGACACGGTCAAACGCATCCACCGCTTGAGCTGGCAGGCCTTCAAGCCGCCGGAGTCGCTGAAAGGCGTGGACCCCAACTGCGAGTCCATCGTCGGCATCCTGATGATCGACGATCGGACGATCATGATGATCGACGTCGAGCGCATTCTCGCCGAGATCCATCCGAAGCTGGCCTTCATCAATGAATCGGACCTGCCGGCGGATTTTGGCACGCAGTACCGGGTCATGACGGTGGAAGACTCCGCGATCATCCGCAAGCTGATCCACAAGGAGCTCAACTCGGTCGGCTTCCACATCATCTCGCTGAACGACGGGCAGGAGGGCTGGGATCTCCTCCAGTCTTACGCCAAGCGGGTGGGCGAAGGCGAGCATCTGTCCGATCTCGTCAACCTGATCGTGACGGACATCGAGATGCCTCGGATGGATGGGTACACGCTGACCAAGAACATCAAGTCCCACGACATCCTCAAGAACATTCCGGTCATCATCTTCTCGTCGATGATCAGTGACGACAACATGCATCACGGCGAACTGGTGGGAGCGGACGCCCAGCTCACGAAGCCCCAGATCACGCAGCTGCTCGATACCACGCGTGCGCTGCTCTCGGGCCAAACGGCAGAGCCCCAGCTCGCCTGA
- a CDS encoding plastocyanin/azurin family copper-binding protein has translation MKKHISLFLTAMLVLGACGDSQAPQTTASTADMTATPVEPASLNEVQDVVIKSVGDEMKFDTAEFTVKAGTKVKLTLQNVATSPAMQHNVVIMKPNSDANAVGMAGMQAGPDKNYVPASDAVLFSTAIAMPGESKSVEFTAPPAGDYPFICTFPGHYVLMKGVMHSVN, from the coding sequence ATGAAAAAGCATATATCCTTGTTCCTCACGGCCATGCTTGTACTTGGCGCGTGTGGTGATAGCCAGGCTCCGCAAACCACGGCGTCCACGGCCGACATGACGGCTACGCCGGTAGAGCCGGCCAGCCTGAACGAAGTGCAGGACGTGGTGATCAAGTCGGTGGGCGACGAGATGAAGTTCGATACCGCGGAATTCACCGTCAAAGCCGGCACCAAGGTCAAGCTCACCCTCCAGAACGTCGCGACGAGCCCGGCCATGCAGCACAATGTGGTGATCATGAAGCCGAACTCGGATGCCAATGCGGTCGGTATGGCCGGTATGCAGGCCGGCCCGGACAAGAATTACGTGCCCGCAAGCGATGCGGTGCTGTTCTCTACGGCGATCGCCATGCCCGGCGAGTCGAAATCCGTCGAGTTCACGGCGCCGCCGGCCGGCGACTATCCGTTCATCTGCACCTTCCCGGGGCACTATGTGCTCATGAAAGGCGTGATGCACTCGGTCAACTGA
- the raiA gene encoding ribosome-associated translation inhibitor RaiA — protein sequence MDTRITARHFSATPKLKDHVNMRLTKLERFYNGITDAHVVLSVPNTAGLSKSAEITVQVYRQSLTAQDRASTFEEAVDRCVLRLRRQVLKYKDKIRGS from the coding sequence ATGGATACAAGAATCACGGCACGGCATTTCAGCGCTACCCCCAAACTGAAAGACCACGTGAACATGCGATTGACGAAGCTCGAACGGTTCTACAACGGCATTACCGACGCGCACGTCGTGTTGAGTGTGCCGAACACCGCCGGGCTGAGCAAATCTGCTGAAATCACCGTGCAAGTGTATCGACAGTCTCTCACCGCGCAAGACCGTGCGTCCACGTTCGAAGAAGCAGTCGACCGCTGCGTGCTTCGGCTCCGCCGGCAGGTGTTGAAGTATAAAGACAAGATTCGGGGCTCGTGA
- a CDS encoding cytochrome c oxidase subunit 3 family protein — translation MATTSTVGSGHAESAHPAHLQHHFVTSEQQFDAAKMGMWLFLITEILLFSGMFVAYTVYRVWHPDVFDAASKLLDWRLGGLNTLVLLASSLTVAMAIHFAQLNNRKLLVTNLVVTVLLAGVFMVVKYIEYTSKFEHGIFPGAHYASHELAIPYAPQFFSIYFIMTGIHGVHVLVGMILMTWLAIRAARGHFSSEWYTPVELTGLYWHIVDIIWIFLFPLMYLI, via the coding sequence ATGGCAACCACTTCAACCGTAGGCAGCGGTCACGCTGAGTCGGCGCACCCCGCGCACCTGCAGCACCATTTCGTCACGTCGGAGCAACAGTTCGACGCGGCAAAAATGGGCATGTGGCTTTTCCTCATCACGGAAATCCTGCTCTTCAGCGGCATGTTCGTGGCCTACACGGTGTACCGCGTATGGCATCCGGACGTGTTCGACGCGGCGAGCAAGCTGCTCGACTGGCGCCTCGGCGGCCTCAACACGCTCGTGCTGCTCGCGTCGTCGTTGACGGTAGCCATGGCGATTCACTTCGCCCAGCTGAACAATCGCAAGCTGCTCGTCACGAACCTCGTGGTCACGGTGTTGCTGGCCGGCGTCTTCATGGTCGTGAAGTATATCGAATACACCAGCAAGTTCGAGCACGGCATCTTCCCGGGCGCGCACTATGCCAGCCACGAGCTGGCGATTCCGTACGCACCGCAGTTCTTCAGCATCTATTTCATCATGACCGGCATCCACGGCGTTCACGTGCTCGTCGGGATGATCCTGATGACCTGGCTGGCCATCCGCGCGGCACGCGGTCATTTTTCGAGCGAATGGTATACGCCGGTTGAACTGACGGGCCTGTACTGGCACATCGTCGACATCATCTGGATTTTCCTCTTCCCGTTGATGTACCTCATCTAG
- a CDS encoding cytochrome C oxidase subunit IV family protein has translation MAHAHAGDHGHHIIPLKLLLSVFGGLVFLTIFTVFTAEFVDLGPFNIALAIMIAVMKAGLVVTFFMALKWDNRVNALIFAVGCIFVIVFLTFTLFDTAYRGDIGNVGKHTIEEEQRALEGGDAAAAGHEAPAPAH, from the coding sequence ATGGCACACGCCCACGCTGGGGATCATGGACATCACATCATCCCGCTCAAATTACTCCTCTCCGTCTTCGGCGGACTTGTGTTCCTGACCATTTTCACGGTATTCACCGCTGAATTCGTCGACCTCGGACCCTTCAATATCGCCCTTGCCATCATGATTGCGGTCATGAAAGCCGGCCTGGTCGTGACGTTCTTCATGGCGTTGAAGTGGGATAACCGGGTCAATGCGCTGATCTTTGCGGTCGGGTGCATCTTTGTGATCGTGTTTCTCACGTTCACGCTGTTCGATACGGCCTATCGGGGCGATATCGGCAACGTAGGGAAGCATACCATCGAGGAAGAGCAGCGCGCGCTGGAAGGAGGCGACGCCGCCGCCGCCGGCCACGAGGCGCCCGCACCCGCTCACTGA
- a CDS encoding copper-binding protein → MAIRRTTLAALVVFLSTILLSSACATKEAEETPTTRTFSGEGVVKVITPSRSFVQIQHGDIPGFMEAMSMHFAVADTSVLTGIAVADSVVFDIEAGPNGVVVTRILRVER, encoded by the coding sequence ATGGCCATCCGTCGCACCACGCTCGCCGCATTGGTAGTTTTTCTGTCCACAATCCTGCTGAGCAGCGCTTGCGCGACGAAAGAAGCGGAGGAAACCCCTACAACCCGGACTTTTTCCGGAGAGGGCGTGGTAAAGGTCATCACGCCTTCGAGGAGCTTCGTCCAGATTCAGCACGGGGACATCCCGGGATTCATGGAGGCCATGTCCATGCACTTTGCCGTGGCGGACACGTCGGTACTGACCGGCATCGCGGTAGCGGATAGCGTCGTATTCGATATCGAGGCAGGGCCGAACGGCGTCGTCGTGACACGCATCCTGCGGGTAGAGCGATAG
- a CDS encoding 5'-methylthioadenosine nucleosidase, with amino-acid sequence MNAIVFATEQEARYFLKNYERGRFDGLNEGDVAHDDTLIVTITGIGKIKAALRTERMLREHRVRRLLHVGTCTALAESFSPGELVASDQVFEGDRIELSAPTYPRMPLEIMDASLKTATLVTQDHTPQDEKERTYWQRIAQISDMSGYAIAYVAALHGAPCHIVKVVTGYLFGDDANFQRTLERSHEAIGQYALRRLPA; translated from the coding sequence ATGAACGCAATCGTCTTTGCTACGGAGCAAGAGGCCCGCTACTTCCTCAAGAATTACGAGCGAGGCCGCTTTGACGGCCTCAACGAGGGCGATGTCGCGCACGACGACACGCTGATCGTGACGATCACCGGTATCGGCAAAATCAAGGCCGCGCTGCGCACCGAACGGATGCTGCGCGAACATCGCGTGCGCCGGCTTCTGCACGTAGGCACATGCACCGCGTTGGCCGAATCGTTCAGTCCGGGCGAACTCGTCGCCTCGGACCAGGTCTTCGAGGGGGATCGGATCGAGTTATCGGCGCCGACCTACCCGCGCATGCCGCTGGAAATCATGGACGCCTCGCTCAAAACGGCCACCCTGGTCACGCAGGATCACACGCCCCAGGACGAAAAAGAACGCACCTACTGGCAGCGTATCGCCCAGATCAGCGATATGTCCGGCTATGCGATCGCCTACGTCGCGGCCCTGCACGGGGCGCCCTGCCACATCGTAAAAGTCGTCACCGGCTACCTGTTTGGCGACGACGCCAATTTCCAGCGCACACTCGAGCGGTCGCATGAAGCGATCGGCCAGTATGCGTTGCGGCGGCTGCCGGCCTGA
- the metF gene encoding methylenetetrahydrofolate reductase [NAD(P)H]: MKISEILDRATETLISYEIVPPKRGSSAEQIMRIVSDLVEFEPPFIDVTSHSAQVYYEEMPTGAWRRHVKRKRPGTLGLCAAIKHRYNIEPVPHLLCMGFTREETEDALIELNYLGIQNVMALRGDASENPKRLAPDRSINEYAVDLVRQIGEMNSGHYMEDIMDAAPTEFCVGVAGYPEKHFQAPNLARDIQNLKRKVDAGADFVTTQMFFDNRHYFDFVERCREVGIQVPIIPGLKILTSKAQLQSLPSKFYLEIPEALAAEVEAARPEHVVDIGVEWALRQVEELMNANLPCVHFYIIQSADVVRRVVKACRDMA, encoded by the coding sequence ATGAAGATCAGCGAAATCCTTGATCGCGCCACCGAGACGCTCATCTCGTACGAAATCGTTCCGCCCAAGCGGGGAAGTTCTGCCGAGCAGATCATGCGCATCGTGTCCGATCTGGTGGAGTTCGAGCCGCCGTTTATCGACGTCACGAGCCATTCCGCCCAGGTGTACTACGAGGAGATGCCGACCGGCGCCTGGCGCCGGCATGTCAAACGCAAGCGCCCCGGCACCCTCGGGCTCTGCGCCGCGATCAAACACCGGTACAACATCGAGCCCGTCCCGCATCTGCTGTGCATGGGCTTCACCCGGGAGGAGACGGAGGATGCCCTCATCGAACTGAATTACCTGGGCATCCAGAACGTGATGGCCCTCCGCGGAGACGCGAGCGAGAATCCCAAGCGTCTCGCCCCCGATCGGTCCATCAATGAATACGCGGTAGATCTGGTGCGCCAGATCGGGGAGATGAATTCGGGGCATTACATGGAAGATATCATGGATGCCGCGCCTACGGAGTTCTGCGTGGGGGTGGCCGGGTATCCTGAAAAGCATTTCCAGGCGCCCAATCTGGCCCGCGATATTCAAAATCTGAAACGCAAGGTCGACGCCGGCGCCGATTTCGTAACCACCCAGATGTTTTTCGACAACCGTCACTATTTCGACTTTGTCGAACGCTGCCGGGAAGTAGGGATCCAGGTGCCGATCATTCCGGGCCTCAAGATTCTGACGAGCAAGGCGCAGCTCCAGTCCCTACCCAGCAAGTTTTATCTCGAGATCCCTGAAGCGTTGGCGGCGGAAGTCGAAGCGGCGCGCCCCGAGCATGTGGTCGATATCGGCGTCGAGTGGGCGCTACGCCAGGTGGAGGAACTGATGAACGCCAATCTGCCTTGCGTCCACTTCTACATTATTCAGTCGGCCGATGTGGTGAGGCGTGTGGTGAAGGCGTGCCGGGATATGGCGTGA
- the ybeY gene encoding rRNA maturation RNase YbeY, translating to MSTHDLPPWLELSHTHASLRLDEARVAGVIAAVLAGEDRSFEALGVILADRETVLDLNRSFLQHDYPTDVLSFLIEPDDGASPLQGEIYIDLDTALERHAEFGATFEEEALRYIVHGLLHLIGYDDATEADKTHMHRLEDRYLQGR from the coding sequence GTGTCGACCCACGACCTCCCCCCCTGGCTCGAGCTCTCCCACACGCATGCGTCCTTGCGGCTGGACGAGGCGCGCGTGGCCGGCGTCATCGCGGCGGTCCTTGCCGGCGAAGACCGGTCGTTCGAGGCGCTCGGCGTCATCCTGGCCGACCGGGAGACCGTCCTCGACCTGAACCGCTCCTTTCTCCAGCACGACTACCCCACCGACGTCCTCTCCTTCCTCATCGAACCCGACGACGGCGCGTCGCCGCTCCAGGGTGAAATCTATATCGACCTGGATACCGCACTCGAACGGCACGCCGAGTTCGGGGCTACGTTCGAGGAGGAAGCGCTCCGCTATATCGTGCACGGACTGCTGCACCTGATCGGGTACGACGACGCCACCGAAGCGGACAAAACGCACATGCACCGCCTCGAGGATCGCTACCTCCAGGGTCGGTGA
- a CDS encoding COX15/CtaA family protein, producing MPDMRLRRRFTLVTLVCTIVLLSWGAVVTSIDAGLAVPDWPSSFDSYDALNPMPQWYALPPVLAEHGHRLLGMLVGFCTVILAAWTWFSDPRRWMKYLGAVALALVIVQGTLGGLRVVWQSLDLAVVHACVAQLFFSLLASMWLFTTRTWLQGEAKATGESAEAFRRVIWLPATALYIQVILGAVLRHVGRGVDVALVMIHMTGAFVVLAILFMAIRWIRRSTPAGTLPYQIAGAIAVLLFIQIGLGFSAYAVLLQEHGIARSLLQVVLNTSHMVVGASLMATTVVATLLSIRKPVPEQQLNG from the coding sequence ATGCCGGATATGCGTCTGCGCCGCCGGTTTACGCTGGTCACACTGGTCTGCACGATCGTACTGCTCTCCTGGGGAGCCGTCGTGACCAGCATCGACGCCGGTCTCGCCGTACCGGATTGGCCGTCTTCGTTCGACTCGTACGATGCGCTCAATCCGATGCCGCAATGGTATGCCTTGCCGCCCGTGCTGGCCGAGCACGGACACCGTCTGCTGGGCATGCTGGTCGGATTCTGCACGGTCATTCTCGCGGCGTGGACGTGGTTCTCGGATCCGAGACGCTGGATGAAATATCTGGGCGCTGTGGCCCTGGCCCTGGTGATCGTGCAGGGTACCCTGGGCGGGCTGCGCGTCGTCTGGCAATCGCTGGATCTGGCCGTGGTGCATGCCTGCGTGGCGCAACTCTTCTTTTCGCTGCTCGCGTCGATGTGGCTGTTCACCACACGCACGTGGCTGCAGGGCGAAGCGAAAGCCACGGGGGAATCGGCTGAGGCCTTTCGGCGCGTGATCTGGCTGCCGGCGACAGCCCTCTACATCCAGGTCATCCTCGGCGCGGTATTGCGCCACGTCGGCCGCGGTGTCGATGTCGCGCTGGTCATGATTCACATGACGGGTGCATTTGTGGTGCTGGCCATCCTGTTCATGGCCATCCGCTGGATCCGTCGTTCCACGCCGGCCGGGACGTTGCCCTACCAGATCGCCGGCGCGATCGCCGTGCTGCTGTTCATTCAGATCGGCCTGGGCTTTTCCGCCTACGCGGTCCTGCTCCAGGAGCATGGTATTGCGCGAAGCCTGCTCCAGGTCGTGCTCAATACGTCGCACATGGTCGTCGGGGCCAGCCTCATGGCTACGACCGTGGTGGCTACGCTGCTAAGTATCCGTAAACCGGTTCCAGAACAACAATTGAATGGCTGA
- the coxB gene encoding cytochrome c oxidase subunit II encodes MEPKGTLWLPPAESTLAPEIDSLFYFVYWISIIIFILVILSMLFFVVKYRRRKADEMPPHVEENKLLELSWIVVPTILCLIVFTWGFQSFLRLGTAPPDSYQITVRAKKWLWEFEYPNGTRATGELRVPVGRNVRLVMSSEDVLHSFFVPTFRVKQDVMPNRYTSVWFNATTEGEKQVFCTEYCGTQHSGMLAKVIVLPQEEFTEWVESGGGNFDDMPLPEYGATLYQQQACFTCHSIDGTQVIAPTFKGLMGRSRTFADGTSLTADENYLRESILNPTAKVVQGFNPIMPASYSSLDERQISALIAFISEQK; translated from the coding sequence ATGGAACCTAAAGGAACGCTGTGGTTGCCTCCGGCCGAATCGACGCTGGCGCCTGAGATCGACAGTCTTTTCTACTTCGTCTACTGGATCAGCATCATCATCTTCATTCTGGTGATCCTGTCGATGCTGTTTTTTGTGGTGAAGTACCGCCGGCGCAAAGCCGACGAGATGCCGCCCCATGTCGAGGAGAACAAACTGCTGGAGCTCTCCTGGATCGTCGTCCCGACCATCCTCTGCCTCATCGTGTTTACCTGGGGCTTTCAGTCGTTCCTGCGGCTCGGCACGGCGCCTCCGGATTCGTACCAGATCACGGTCCGCGCCAAAAAATGGCTGTGGGAATTCGAATACCCCAACGGCACCCGCGCCACCGGTGAACTGCGTGTACCCGTCGGCCGCAACGTGCGCCTCGTGATGAGCAGCGAAGACGTACTCCATAGCTTCTTCGTGCCCACCTTCCGGGTCAAGCAAGACGTGATGCCGAATCGGTACACCTCGGTCTGGTTCAATGCCACGACCGAAGGCGAGAAACAGGTCTTCTGTACGGAATATTGCGGCACGCAGCACTCCGGCATGCTCGCCAAGGTGATCGTGCTCCCGCAGGAGGAGTTTACCGAATGGGTGGAATCGGGCGGCGGCAATTTCGACGACATGCCCCTTCCCGAATACGGCGCCACCCTCTATCAGCAGCAGGCCTGTTTCACCTGCCACTCGATCGACGGCACGCAGGTCATCGCGCCGACGTTCAAAGGCCTGATGGGCCGGTCGCGCACCTTCGCCGACGGGACGTCGCTCACGGCCGATGAGAACTACCTCCGTGAATCGATTCTGAATCCGACGGCCAAGGTCGTCCAGGGCTTCAATCCGATCATGCCGGCGAGTTATTCGAGCCTCGACGAGCGCCAGATTTCGGCCCTGATCGCGTTTATCAGCGAGCAGAAGTGA
- a CDS encoding SCO family protein, producing MVKRVRLYIPLFLALHFFIGMEPALAQKSGELPPIFEGVGLDQRLGEAIPDTLAFYDETGRLVRLSDYFNTGKPVLLSLAYQTCEMLCSVLLNGLTSTLGEMDWTPGEEFEVLTISFSAKDTPEVAAQQKAHYLDILGKPEAGEGWHFLTGSEASILTLAEAIGFRFKWVEEIQQYAHPATLTILTADGKISRYIQGLSFEARTVRLALLEASDGTIGSPIDQVTLYCLRYDPEANSYVLQATNLMKLGGLLTVLVLGLALVLFWKREQARLATSALK from the coding sequence ATGGTGAAGCGGGTACGGCTGTACATACCGCTTTTTCTGGCCCTCCATTTTTTTATAGGAATGGAGCCGGCGCTTGCCCAGAAGTCGGGTGAGCTCCCTCCGATATTCGAGGGCGTCGGGCTCGATCAGCGTCTGGGCGAAGCGATTCCCGATACGCTGGCGTTCTACGACGAGACCGGCCGGCTCGTGCGGCTGAGCGACTATTTCAATACGGGCAAGCCCGTGCTGCTCTCGCTGGCCTACCAGACCTGCGAGATGCTGTGCAGCGTGCTGCTCAACGGATTAACGAGCACCCTCGGCGAGATGGACTGGACGCCCGGCGAGGAATTCGAGGTGCTCACGATCAGCTTTTCTGCGAAAGATACGCCCGAGGTGGCGGCGCAGCAGAAAGCGCATTACCTGGACATACTGGGCAAACCGGAGGCCGGCGAAGGCTGGCACTTCCTCACGGGAAGCGAAGCCTCCATCCTCACGCTGGCCGAAGCCATCGGCTTCCGGTTCAAGTGGGTGGAGGAAATCCAGCAATACGCCCATCCGGCAACGCTCACAATTTTGACAGCAGACGGGAAGATTTCTAGGTATATTCAGGGCCTGAGTTTCGAGGCGCGCACCGTGCGGCTGGCGTTGCTTGAGGCGTCGGACGGCACCATCGGATCGCCGATCGATCAGGTGACCCTGTACTGCCTGAGGTATGACCCTGAAGCCAATTCCTACGTGCTGCAAGCGACCAATTTAATGAAGCTCGGGGGACTGCTGACCGTGCTCGTGCTCGGTCTGGCGCTCGTCCTGTTCTGGAAACGCGAACAGGCGCGGCTCGCCACGTCAGCCCTCAAATAA
- the ctaD gene encoding cytochrome c oxidase subunit I — translation MSHSASSAHAAETTAAHHGSETYLNHVKTVWSWMSTIDHKRIGVMYMVTLSIMFLIGGILALLVRLELMTQGETIMGPDAYNQVFSMHGIVMVFLFLVPSIPAIFGNFILPMHLGAIDVAFPRLNLASYYVYLAGGTLVLLGLFAGSVDSGWTFYAPYSTTTNSSVLFLTMAVFVAGFSSIFTGINFVVTIHKMRAPGLTWNRLSLFSWSIYATSIVQVLATPVIGITMVLLFFERFLQIGIFDPLLGGDPILYQHFFWFYSHPAVYIMILPAFGVVSELIAPFSRRPISGYKFVALSSVAIAFLGFLVWGHHMFVSGQSAVSSIVFSLITYLIGIPTGVKVCNWVATMYKGSIWLRVPMLYALSFLFLFTIGGLTGIMLGVLAIDVHLHDTYFVVSHFHYVMMGGTVIAAIGGLHYWWPKITGKMYSEAPARIAALLIFVGFNLTFFPQLILGSQGMPRRYYDYIPEFASLHLASTIGSWVLALGLFTVLGVFIHSLRKGQKAPANPWGAATLEWTHATSPPVPHNFSSQPIVTHGPYDFEVLSDTFGGDGSRSNEPEPQVRG, via the coding sequence ATGAGTCATTCCGCCTCTTCGGCGCATGCCGCCGAAACCACCGCTGCCCATCACGGCTCGGAGACGTACCTGAACCATGTCAAGACCGTCTGGTCCTGGATGTCGACCATCGACCACAAGCGGATCGGCGTCATGTACATGGTCACGTTGTCGATCATGTTTCTGATCGGCGGCATCCTGGCCCTGCTCGTGCGTCTCGAGTTGATGACGCAGGGCGAGACCATCATGGGGCCGGACGCCTACAACCAGGTCTTCTCGATGCACGGCATCGTGATGGTGTTCCTGTTCCTGGTGCCGTCCATCCCGGCCATCTTTGGCAACTTCATCCTTCCGATGCATCTCGGCGCCATCGACGTGGCGTTCCCGCGCCTCAACCTGGCGAGCTACTACGTGTACCTCGCCGGCGGCACGCTGGTGCTCCTCGGGCTCTTCGCGGGCAGTGTCGACTCGGGGTGGACGTTTTATGCGCCGTATTCCACGACCACCAACTCGTCGGTGCTCTTTCTGACGATGGCCGTGTTCGTCGCCGGCTTCTCGTCGATCTTCACCGGCATCAACTTCGTCGTCACCATCCACAAGATGCGCGCGCCGGGGCTTACCTGGAATCGGCTCTCGCTCTTTTCGTGGAGCATCTACGCGACCAGCATCGTGCAGGTGCTGGCCACGCCGGTGATCGGTATCACAATGGTCCTGCTGTTCTTCGAGCGCTTCCTGCAAATCGGGATCTTCGATCCCCTGCTCGGCGGCGACCCGATCCTGTACCAGCATTTCTTCTGGTTCTATTCGCACCCGGCCGTCTACATCATGATTCTGCCGGCGTTCGGCGTGGTCTCTGAGCTGATCGCGCCGTTCTCGCGCCGGCCGATCAGCGGCTACAAGTTCGTGGCGCTGTCGTCCGTGGCGATCGCGTTCCTGGGCTTCCTGGTGTGGGGCCACCACATGTTCGTCTCCGGCCAGTCGGCGGTCTCGTCCATCGTGTTCTCGCTCATCACCTACCTGATCGGTATCCCTACCGGCGTCAAGGTGTGTAACTGGGTGGCGACGATGTACAAGGGCTCCATCTGGCTTCGGGTGCCCATGCTGTACGCCCTCAGCTTCCTCTTCCTGTTTACGATCGGCGGTCTGACGGGCATCATGCTCGGGGTGCTCGCGATCGACGTGCACCTGCACGACACCTACTTCGTCGTGAGCCACTTCCACTACGTGATGATGGGTGGCACGGTCATCGCCGCGATCGGCGGGCTCCACTACTGGTGGCCGAAGATCACCGGCAAGATGTACAGCGAGGCGCCGGCGCGCATCGCGGCGCTGCTGATCTTCGTCGGCTTCAACCTGACGTTCTTCCCGCAGCTCATTCTGGGCAGCCAGGGTATGCCGCGGCGGTACTACGATTACATCCCGGAATTCGCCAGCCTGCACCTGGCCTCGACGATCGGGTCGTGGGTGCTCGCGCTCGGGTTGTTTACCGTCCTCGGCGTGTTCATCCACTCGCTACGCAAGGGACAGAAAGCGCCGGCCAACCCGTGGGGCGCCGCCACGCTGGAATGGACGCACGCTACCTCGCCGCCCGTTCCGCACAACTTCAGCTCGCAGCCGATCGTCACGCACGGACCTTATGATTTCGAGGTGCTGAGCGATACGTTCGGTGGCGACGGTTCGCGCAGCAACGAGCCGGAACCCCAGGTTCGCGGCTGA